A window of the Oryza brachyantha chromosome 5, ObraRS2, whole genome shotgun sequence genome harbors these coding sequences:
- the LOC102718269 gene encoding embryonic abundant protein 1: MASGQQQGREELDRMAREGQTVVPGGTGGKSLEAQEHLAEGRSRGGQTRKEQIGEEGYREMGRKGGLSTNDEAGGERAAREGVDIDESKYKTKS, translated from the exons ATGGCGTCCGGGCAGCAGCAGGGAAGGGAGGAGCTGGACCGCATGGCCCGCGAGGGCCAGACCGTCGTCcccggcggcaccggcggcaaGAGCCTCGAGGCCCAGGAGCACCTCGCCGAAG GGCGCAGCCGCGGGGGGCAGACGAGGAAGGAGCAGATCGGGGAGGAGGGGTACCGCGAGATGGGTCGCAAGGGCGGCCTCAGCACCAAcgacgaggccggcggcgagcgcgccgcCAGGGAGGGCGTCGACATCGACGAGT